A stretch of Brevundimonas naejangsanensis DNA encodes these proteins:
- a CDS encoding YjhX family toxin, with translation MNLSRAEQRTLHALAQGGRILLERDEQGRILAARCFTREGWVLDGCNLDQWRSLKRKGVIKSRNGGPYVVNREGLSRLRSRADNRTSGRSF, from the coding sequence ATGAACCTGTCACGTGCGGAGCAACGCACGCTCCACGCCCTGGCCCAGGGCGGTCGCATCCTGTTGGAACGCGACGAACAGGGCCGCATCCTGGCCGCCCGCTGCTTCACCCGCGAAGGCTGGGTGCTGGACGGCTGCAACCTGGATCAATGGCGCAGCCTGAAGCGCAAGGGCGTCATCAAGTCCCGCAACGGCGGCCCCTATGTCGTCAACCGCGAGGGCCTCAGCCGCCTGCGCAGCCGGGCCGACAATCGGACCTCAGGCCGAAGCTTCTGA
- a CDS encoding low molecular weight protein-tyrosine-phosphatase: MTYSILFVCLGNICRSPLAEAAFREEARRLRLDAIVDSAGTGGWHVGSPPDARAQAVALRNGVDISALRGRQVKPADFRRFTHLVAMDHDNLSNLRRLAPPDATAELSLLLDHVEGRAGQTVADPYFGEDDGFDVTWADVTVGARALAAELRRLRG; encoded by the coding sequence ATGACCTACAGCATCCTCTTCGTCTGCCTCGGCAACATCTGTCGCTCGCCGCTGGCCGAGGCGGCCTTCCGCGAAGAGGCCCGCCGCCTGAGGCTGGATGCGATCGTCGATTCCGCCGGCACGGGCGGCTGGCACGTCGGCTCTCCCCCCGATGCCCGCGCCCAGGCGGTCGCCCTCAGAAACGGCGTCGACATCTCGGCCCTGCGCGGCCGCCAGGTGAAGCCCGCCGACTTCCGCCGCTTCACCCATCTGGTGGCGATGGACCACGATAATCTGTCGAACCTGCGCCGCCTCGCGCCGCCCGACGCCACGGCCGAACTGTCCCTGCTGCTTGATCACGTCGAGGGCCGCGCCGGTCAGACCGTGGCCGATCCCTATTTCGGCGAGGACGACGGCTTCGACGTGACCTGGGCCGACGTCACGGTCGGCGCCCGCGCCCTGGCCGCCGAGTTGCGCCGCCTCAGAGGCTGA
- the tadA gene encoding tRNA adenosine(34) deaminase TadA, with protein MAIHDERFMSMALDLAQAAAEAGEVPVGAVIVDETTGEVLGRGQNGPITAHDPTAHAEIMALRDAAAKLQNYRLTDLTLYVTLEPCAMCAGAISHARIGRVVWGADDPKGGAVIHGGRFFDQPTCHWRPETEGGVLADPAAEMLRGFFRSRRKARSGTQATVR; from the coding sequence ATGGCGATCCATGATGAGCGGTTCATGAGCATGGCGCTCGATCTGGCGCAAGCGGCGGCTGAAGCCGGCGAGGTGCCCGTCGGCGCGGTAATTGTCGATGAAACGACCGGCGAAGTGCTTGGTCGCGGGCAAAACGGCCCTATCACCGCCCATGATCCCACTGCGCACGCCGAAATCATGGCGCTGCGCGATGCGGCGGCGAAGTTGCAGAATTATCGCCTTACGGACCTGACCCTCTATGTCACGCTGGAGCCGTGCGCCATGTGCGCGGGGGCCATCAGCCACGCCCGCATCGGCCGCGTGGTCTGGGGGGCGGACGATCCCAAGGGCGGCGCCGTGATCCACGGCGGCCGCTTCTTCGACCAGCCGACCTGCCACTGGCGCCCCGAGACCGAGGGCGGCGTTCTGGCCGATCCGGCGGCCGAGATGCTGCGCGGCTTCTTCCGCTCGCGACGAAAGGCGCGTTCAGGAACGCAGGCGACGGTGCGCTAG
- a CDS encoding Kelch repeat-containing protein — protein MNMHRRTFLAAGAAVAAAPSVSRAETGWTPRASMSWPTQEIYCAALDGSVTVAGGLVRSATGGLHINDRTAIYDAKADRWSEGPRLPQPRHHPMLAAAAGRVWAFGGYDRRDGGEWTAMTDVWAIDRGVWTQVGQMPERLCETVGLSLDGRVHLITGRSPKGEANGQWNDQGDVATHLVFDAAANRWDKARPAPMARNSAAGAVLGGKLFVAGGRTVDGGGTGRLDRYDPAGDRWDTLAPIPASPATGRQVGGGLAMAEAGGKLVAFGGEWFDRPGGGVFAETWIYEPTRDAWTAGPAMRTPRHGLAAASVDGVVYAIAGGEVASGGKASGLVEALSL, from the coding sequence ATGAACATGCATCGCCGCACCTTCCTGGCCGCCGGCGCCGCCGTCGCGGCCGCGCCTTCCGTATCTCGCGCCGAGACCGGCTGGACGCCGCGCGCGTCCATGTCCTGGCCGACGCAGGAGATCTATTGCGCGGCGCTGGACGGTTCGGTCACGGTCGCGGGCGGCCTCGTGCGCTCGGCCACGGGCGGGCTGCATATCAATGACCGGACAGCGATCTATGACGCCAAGGCGGATCGGTGGAGCGAGGGGCCGCGCCTGCCGCAGCCGCGCCACCACCCGATGCTGGCGGCGGCCGCCGGGCGGGTCTGGGCTTTCGGCGGCTACGACCGGCGCGACGGCGGCGAGTGGACGGCCATGACGGACGTCTGGGCCATCGACCGGGGCGTCTGGACCCAGGTCGGCCAGATGCCGGAGCGGCTGTGCGAGACCGTCGGCCTGTCGCTGGACGGCCGGGTGCACCTGATCACCGGCCGCTCGCCCAAGGGCGAGGCGAACGGCCAGTGGAACGATCAGGGCGACGTGGCGACGCATCTGGTCTTCGACGCCGCCGCCAACCGTTGGGACAAGGCGCGGCCGGCGCCCATGGCCCGCAACAGCGCGGCGGGCGCGGTGCTGGGCGGCAAGCTGTTCGTGGCGGGCGGCCGCACGGTGGACGGCGGCGGAACGGGGCGGCTGGACCGTTATGATCCCGCCGGGGACCGCTGGGACACCCTGGCGCCGATCCCGGCCTCGCCCGCGACCGGAAGACAGGTCGGCGGCGGCCTGGCCATGGCCGAGGCGGGCGGCAAGCTGGTCGCTTTCGGCGGCGAATGGTTCGACCGGCCGGGCGGCGGGGTGTTCGCCGAGACCTGGATTTATGAGCCGACCCGCGACGCCTGGACGGCCGGTCCGGCGATGCGGACGCCCCGTCACGGCCTAGCGGCGGCCAGCGTGGACGGCGTGGTTTACGCCATCGCCGGCGGCGAGGTGGCGTCGGGCGGCAAGGCCAGCGGCCTGGTCGAGGCGCTCAGCCTCTGA
- a CDS encoding shikimate kinase, whose product MPADALPDSSPPPNRTIALVGLMGVGKSTVGRRLAQRLGLPFADGDHEIEAAAGMSVSEIFATRGEAEFRAGEARVMRRLLEGPPIVLATGGGAMINADTRAVMKRRAISVWMRADLTVIAERVGRRDTRPLLRGRDALQALRELAEARYPIYAEADLTVDVGGGSHAQAVEAILKALRAHARVENKR is encoded by the coding sequence ATGCCCGCCGACGCCTTGCCTGATTCTTCTCCGCCTCCGAACCGCACCATAGCGCTGGTGGGGCTGATGGGGGTCGGCAAATCGACGGTGGGGCGGCGACTGGCGCAGCGGCTGGGTCTGCCCTTCGCCGACGGCGACCATGAGATCGAGGCCGCCGCGGGCATGAGCGTCAGCGAGATATTCGCCACGCGCGGCGAGGCTGAGTTCCGGGCCGGCGAGGCGCGGGTCATGCGCCGTCTGCTGGAAGGGCCGCCGATCGTGCTGGCGACGGGCGGGGGCGCCATGATCAACGCCGACACCCGCGCCGTGATGAAGCGGCGCGCCATCAGCGTGTGGATGCGCGCCGACCTGACGGTGATCGCCGAGCGTGTGGGGCGGCGCGACACCCGCCCCCTGCTACGCGGCCGCGACGCGCTGCAGGCCCTGCGCGAACTGGCCGAGGCGCGGTATCCGATCTACGCCGAAGCGGACCTGACGGTCGACGTCGGCGGCGGGTCGCACGCCCAGGCGGTCGAGGCGATTTTGAAGGCCCTGCGAGCGCATGCGCGCGTGGAGAACAAGCGATGA
- a CDS encoding YceI family protein, translating into MKIKAAILAVSAAALLTACSPAADKAPAADAASTAPVELKAPAGVYVMDPTHASLQWSVPHNSISNYTARFNTFEAKLTLDPANLANSSVEATIDPLSVDANYPGDYLGTHAATGFKSFSEDIAKSKNFLNGGVFPQITFKSTQVELTGPRTAKVTGDLTFLGVTKPVTLDATFGGEIEKHPFMQVPAIGFAAEGSFKRSDFGMPVGPVGDEVTIRFDGEFIKEAAPAA; encoded by the coding sequence ATGAAGATCAAAGCCGCCATCCTGGCCGTTTCGGCCGCCGCCCTGCTGACCGCCTGCAGCCCCGCCGCCGACAAGGCCCCCGCCGCCGACGCCGCCTCGACCGCCCCGGTCGAGCTGAAGGCCCCGGCCGGCGTCTATGTCATGGACCCGACCCACGCCTCGCTGCAGTGGTCGGTGCCGCACAACTCGATTTCGAACTACACGGCCCGCTTCAACACGTTCGAAGCCAAGCTCACCCTGGACCCGGCCAACCTGGCCAACAGCTCCGTCGAAGCGACCATCGATCCGCTGTCGGTTGATGCCAACTATCCGGGCGACTACCTCGGCACCCACGCCGCGACGGGCTTCAAGAGCTTCAGCGAGGACATCGCCAAGAGCAAAAATTTCCTGAACGGCGGCGTCTTCCCGCAGATCACCTTCAAGTCGACCCAGGTCGAACTGACCGGTCCGCGCACGGCCAAGGTGACGGGCGACCTGACCTTCCTGGGCGTGACCAAGCCGGTGACGCTGGACGCGACGTTCGGCGGCGAGATCGAGAAGCACCCCTTCATGCAGGTTCCGGCCATCGGCTTCGCGGCTGAAGGTTCGTTCAAGCGCTCGGACTTCGGCATGCCGGTCGGTCCGGTCGGCGACGAGGTGACGATCCGCTTCGACGGCGAATTCATCAAGGAAGCGGCTCCGGCCGCCTAA
- a CDS encoding protein-L-isoaspartate(D-aspartate) O-methyltransferase: MSLKDDRAGRLILSLRRQGVTDARVLQAMESIDRAIFVHEKFLDQAWEDQALPIDCAQTISQPYIVGLMTQALEVQPRHRVLEIGTGSGYQCAVLSRLARFVYSVERYKSLLAEAENRLKILGLDNVFTRHGDGGQGWPEQAPFDRIMVTAASPHEPTELLKQLKPGGVLVAPVGRTSVQMLNRYTGQPDGSFQRESLCEVRFVPLVEGTAKEG, encoded by the coding sequence ATGAGCCTCAAGGACGACCGCGCGGGCCGGCTGATCCTGTCGCTGCGGCGCCAGGGGGTGACCGACGCGCGGGTTCTCCAGGCCATGGAGTCGATCGACCGCGCGATCTTCGTTCATGAGAAATTCCTCGACCAGGCGTGGGAAGACCAGGCCCTGCCGATCGACTGCGCCCAGACGATCAGCCAGCCCTATATCGTCGGCCTGATGACCCAGGCCCTGGAGGTCCAGCCGCGCCACCGCGTCCTCGAGATCGGCACCGGCAGCGGCTATCAGTGCGCCGTGCTGAGCCGCCTGGCGCGGTTCGTCTATTCTGTGGAGCGTTACAAGAGTCTCTTAGCAGAGGCCGAGAACCGGTTGAAAATACTGGGTCTCGACAACGTCTTCACCCGCCACGGCGACGGCGGCCAGGGCTGGCCCGAGCAGGCACCTTTCGATCGCATCATGGTGACGGCGGCCTCGCCGCACGAGCCCACGGAACTGCTGAAGCAGTTGAAACCGGGCGGGGTGCTGGTCGCGCCGGTGGGGCGCACCTCGGTGCAGATGCTGAACCGCTATACAGGGCAGCCCGACGGCAGCTTCCAGCGCGAAAGCCTCTGCGAAGTCCGTTTCGTGCCCCTGGTCGAAGGGACGGCCAAGGAGGGGTGA
- the serS gene encoding serine--tRNA ligase, whose protein sequence is MHDIRAIRDNPEAFVAGWSSRGVDDAADVVARILALDVELRAAQTRGQEALAKRNAASKAIGAAMGKKDMAEADRLKAEVETLKAEIAEAAEAETAKGAELRDLLAGLKNLAAADVPDGADENDNVEVLTWGEPRTTGPAKDHADLGEALGLLDFEAAAKMSGSRFAVLKGQLARLERAIGQFMLDMQTDKNGYQEVNSPLLVRDHAMFGTGQLPKFKEDLFFASSVIPWGEASKTEKNPTGVVLNPDARISWDEEADTITLSGDDTSSIDEMRYLIPTAEVSLTNLVREQILAEDEVAQPMRLTALTPCFRAEAGSAGRDTRGLIRQHQFSKVEMVSICRPEDSEAEHERMTGCAEAVLQALELPYRKVLLCKGDMGFSAQKTYDLEVWLPSQNTYREISSCSNCGDFQARRMDARFKRAGEKKTEFLHTLNGSGLAVGRTLVAVMENYQQEDGTIAVPAALQPYMGGLKQVG, encoded by the coding sequence ATGCACGACATCAGAGCCATTCGCGACAATCCCGAAGCCTTCGTCGCGGGCTGGTCGTCGCGCGGCGTGGATGACGCCGCCGATGTCGTCGCGCGCATTCTGGCGCTGGACGTCGAGCTGCGCGCGGCCCAGACGCGCGGCCAGGAGGCCCTGGCCAAACGCAACGCCGCCTCCAAGGCCATCGGCGCCGCCATGGGCAAGAAGGACATGGCTGAGGCCGACCGGTTGAAGGCCGAGGTCGAGACTCTGAAGGCCGAGATCGCCGAGGCGGCCGAGGCCGAGACCGCCAAGGGCGCCGAACTGCGCGACCTGCTGGCGGGGCTGAAGAACCTGGCCGCCGCCGACGTGCCGGACGGCGCCGACGAAAACGACAACGTCGAAGTCCTGACGTGGGGCGAGCCCCGCACGACGGGCCCGGCCAAGGATCACGCCGACCTGGGCGAGGCCCTGGGCCTGCTGGACTTTGAGGCTGCCGCCAAGATGTCCGGCTCGCGCTTCGCCGTGCTGAAGGGGCAGCTGGCGCGTCTGGAACGCGCCATCGGCCAGTTCATGCTGGATATGCAGACGGACAAGAACGGGTATCAGGAAGTAAACTCGCCGCTTCTTGTGCGGGACCATGCCATGTTCGGCACTGGTCAACTGCCGAAGTTCAAGGAAGACCTTTTCTTCGCTTCCAGCGTTATTCCGTGGGGCGAGGCCTCTAAAACGGAGAAGAATCCGACCGGCGTTGTTCTGAATCCTGACGCCAGAATTTCGTGGGACGAGGAAGCTGATACGATCACGCTTTCTGGCGACGACACCAGTTCGATTGATGAGATGCGCTATCTCATCCCCACCGCCGAAGTCTCCCTGACCAACCTCGTGCGCGAGCAAATCCTGGCTGAGGACGAGGTCGCCCAGCCCATGCGCCTGACCGCCCTGACGCCGTGTTTCCGGGCCGAGGCGGGATCGGCGGGGCGCGATACGCGCGGCCTGATCCGCCAGCATCAGTTCTCCAAGGTCGAGATGGTCTCCATCTGCCGCCCGGAGGATTCGGAGGCCGAGCACGAGCGCATGACCGGCTGCGCCGAAGCGGTGCTCCAGGCGCTGGAGCTGCCCTATCGCAAGGTGCTGTTGTGCAAGGGCGACATGGGCTTCTCGGCGCAGAAGACCTACGACCTCGAGGTCTGGCTGCCTTCGCAGAACACCTATCGCGAGATCAGCTCCTGCTCGAACTGCGGTGACTTCCAGGCCCGGCGCATGGACGCCCGGTTCAAGCGCGCGGGCGAGAAGAAGACCGAGTTCCTGCACACCCTGAACGGCTCGGGCCTGGCCGTCGGCCGCACTCTGGTCGCGGTGATGGAGAACTATCAGCAGGAGGACGGGACCATCGCCGTTCCGGCCGCCCTGCAGCCCTATATGGGCGGGTTGAAACAGGTGGGCTGA
- a CDS encoding cytochrome b/b6 domain-containing protein, whose protein sequence is MTVRPSRYSAVAITLHWLIAVAILSMIPVGWWMSDAITEPGSQALAYRVFQIHKSVGFLILALTVLRIVWRLTHPVPALPGAMKGWEQFAARATHLAFYALMLALPLTGWVYVSTGWAVATDTPLAVASSWFGLFAVPHLPFIEHASEAVRRATAWMAMGAHSKLAWAAIILVAMHVGAALKHQFLDRDGVLSHMIPILPHGEAAHAPAPEPTPAVRWAERLAGVAFVVVIGAAFGLAAKPAPTGQGEAVASAPAAAPAADAPVAPGTAAAWTVDQAASAIVFSGTHTGKAFTGGFEQWEAQIWFDPADLTGSKAVVTVQTGTARTGDATQEGSLSGGEWFDPTTYPTARFEATRFKALGGSRYEAAGTLRIKTTTIPVVLPFTFDEANGTATVAGKLELDRTALNLGMMSDAGGDWVSKAIGVEIKVKAARAG, encoded by the coding sequence ATGACCGTCCGCCCCAGCCGCTACAGCGCCGTCGCCATCACGCTTCACTGGCTGATTGCCGTCGCCATCCTGTCGATGATCCCCGTGGGCTGGTGGATGAGCGACGCCATCACCGAACCGGGCAGCCAGGCGCTGGCCTATCGCGTCTTCCAGATTCACAAGTCGGTCGGCTTCCTGATCCTGGCGCTGACGGTGCTGCGGATCGTGTGGCGGCTGACGCACCCGGTTCCGGCCCTGCCGGGCGCCATGAAGGGGTGGGAGCAGTTCGCCGCGCGGGCGACGCACCTGGCCTTCTACGCCCTGATGCTGGCCTTGCCGCTGACGGGCTGGGTCTATGTCTCGACCGGCTGGGCGGTGGCGACGGACACGCCCCTGGCCGTGGCGAGCAGCTGGTTCGGCCTGTTCGCCGTGCCGCATCTGCCCTTCATCGAGCACGCCTCGGAAGCCGTGCGGCGCGCGACCGCCTGGATGGCCATGGGCGCGCATAGCAAGCTGGCCTGGGCGGCGATCATCCTGGTCGCCATGCACGTCGGGGCGGCGCTGAAGCATCAGTTCCTGGATCGCGACGGCGTGCTGTCGCACATGATTCCGATCCTGCCGCATGGCGAGGCCGCCCATGCCCCCGCGCCCGAGCCGACGCCCGCCGTGCGCTGGGCTGAGCGGCTGGCGGGCGTGGCCTTCGTGGTCGTGATCGGCGCGGCCTTCGGCCTGGCCGCCAAGCCCGCGCCTACCGGGCAAGGGGAGGCGGTCGCCTCGGCCCCCGCCGCCGCGCCTGCGGCTGACGCGCCTGTGGCGCCGGGCACGGCCGCCGCCTGGACGGTGGACCAGGCGGCCTCGGCCATCGTCTTCAGCGGAACCCACACGGGCAAGGCCTTCACCGGCGGGTTCGAACAGTGGGAGGCGCAGATCTGGTTCGATCCCGCCGACCTGACCGGCTCCAAGGCCGTGGTGACGGTCCAGACCGGCACGGCCAGGACCGGCGACGCGACCCAGGAAGGCAGCCTGTCCGGCGGCGAATGGTTCGACCCGACGACCTATCCGACCGCCCGTTTCGAGGCGACGAGGTTCAAGGCCCTCGGCGGAAGCCGCTATGAGGCGGCGGGAACCCTGCGCATCAAGACGACGACGATCCCCGTGGTCCTGCCCTTCACGTTCGACGAGGCGAACGGGACGGCGACCGTGGCCGGCAAGCTGGAGCTGGACCGCACGGCCCTGAACCTGGGCATGATGTCCGACGCGGGCGGCGACTGGGTGTCCAAGGCCATCGGCGTCGAGATCAAGGTGAAGGCGGCGCGGGCGGGGTAG
- the rsmD gene encoding 16S rRNA (guanine(966)-N(2))-methyltransferase RsmD encodes MRIVAGSLKGRAIATPEGQNTRPTSDRARQAIFNVLEHAPWAEGLHEARVIDLYAGSGALGFEALSRGGAFCLFVDTDDGARGAIRENMDAYGLFGRCRVHRRSATDLGPRPGSAGEAFTLAFLDPPYAKGLGEQTLARLLEGGWLAPGAIVVFERGSDEPEIDTPGYERLDARDYGAARVLFLRASEASA; translated from the coding sequence ATGCGGATCGTGGCTGGAAGCCTGAAGGGGCGCGCCATCGCGACCCCTGAAGGCCAGAACACGCGGCCGACGTCGGATCGAGCGCGGCAGGCGATCTTCAACGTGCTGGAGCACGCGCCGTGGGCTGAAGGGCTGCATGAGGCGCGGGTCATCGACCTCTATGCCGGATCGGGCGCCCTGGGGTTCGAGGCTCTGTCGCGTGGCGGGGCTTTCTGCCTGTTCGTCGACACCGACGACGGCGCTCGCGGGGCGATCCGCGAGAACATGGACGCCTATGGCCTGTTCGGGCGGTGCCGGGTGCATCGGCGCAGCGCGACCGACCTGGGGCCGCGCCCCGGTTCGGCGGGCGAGGCCTTCACCCTGGCCTTCCTGGACCCGCCCTACGCCAAGGGTCTGGGCGAGCAGACGCTGGCCCGTCTGCTGGAGGGCGGCTGGCTGGCGCCGGGCGCGATCGTGGTGTTCGAGCGCGGCTCGGACGAGCCCGAGATCGACACGCCCGGCTATGAGCGGTTGGACGCGCGCGACTACGGCGCCGCGCGCGTCCTGTTCCTCAGGGCGTCAGAAGCTTCGGCCTGA
- a CDS encoding pseudouridine synthase, translated as MDRHPKDNDKKPRSRQDDGPRGPRNFADKGPRKPFDKDGKPGGKPRDRAEGRSGGKPAPEAKAPERTERIAKAMARAGIASRREVERLIGLGKVAVNGRILDTPAVLVKRDDKITVDGKPIGAAQATRVWRYHKPAGLITSHNDPAGRPTVFDALPSGLPRVISVGRLDLATEGLLLLTNDGELSRALELPDTALVRQYRARARGRITQAQLDKLKDGVVVDGVRYGPVEATIDKAKEKAEGEKSSANLWLSVSITEGKNREVRKVLESVGLTVNRLIRLAYGPFQLGTLPVGAVEEVGPRVIREMLADHIRPENLPTGNTVETPAPVPGRRSGTPIVRGKSGSAMSDPSRKPSRVRAAETAAEEGAEFGKPAKKEGWAKAKPRFEHTKTFKPRARPGEGEGERAEGERPRRPFKPREPRADQFIDDRRGPPKGGRPGGKPGGKPFGRPGGAGGRSDARPGARSGERSGDRPGGPRGGGKPFGSKPFGGKPSGGGPRGPRRGG; from the coding sequence ATGGATCGCCATCCCAAAGACAACGACAAGAAGCCCCGCTCCCGTCAAGACGACGGGCCGCGCGGTCCCCGTAATTTCGCCGACAAGGGCCCGCGAAAGCCCTTCGACAAGGACGGCAAGCCGGGCGGGAAGCCCCGCGACCGCGCCGAGGGCCGTTCGGGGGGCAAGCCTGCACCCGAAGCCAAGGCGCCCGAACGCACCGAACGAATCGCCAAGGCCATGGCCCGCGCGGGCATCGCCTCGCGCCGCGAGGTCGAGCGCCTGATCGGCCTGGGCAAGGTGGCGGTGAACGGCCGCATCCTGGACACGCCCGCCGTCCTGGTGAAGCGCGACGACAAGATCACCGTCGACGGCAAGCCGATCGGCGCAGCCCAGGCGACGCGCGTCTGGCGCTATCACAAGCCCGCCGGCCTGATCACCAGCCACAACGACCCGGCGGGGCGCCCGACCGTGTTCGACGCCCTGCCCAGCGGCCTGCCGCGCGTGATCTCGGTCGGCCGTCTCGATCTGGCGACCGAAGGCCTGCTGCTGCTGACCAACGACGGCGAGCTGAGCCGGGCGCTGGAGCTGCCGGACACGGCCCTGGTGCGCCAGTATCGCGCCCGGGCGCGCGGCCGCATCACCCAGGCGCAGCTGGACAAGCTGAAGGACGGCGTGGTCGTCGACGGCGTGCGCTACGGCCCGGTGGAAGCCACCATCGACAAGGCCAAGGAAAAGGCCGAGGGCGAGAAGTCCTCGGCGAACCTGTGGCTCAGCGTCTCCATCACCGAGGGCAAGAACCGCGAGGTCCGCAAGGTGCTGGAAAGCGTCGGCCTGACGGTCAACCGCCTGATCCGCCTGGCCTACGGTCCGTTCCAACTCGGCACCCTGCCGGTCGGCGCGGTCGAGGAAGTCGGCCCGCGCGTGATCCGCGAGATGCTGGCCGACCACATCCGCCCCGAGAACCTGCCGACCGGCAATACCGTCGAGACGCCCGCCCCGGTCCCCGGCCGCCGCAGCGGCACGCCGATCGTGCGCGGCAAGTCGGGTTCGGCCATGTCGGACCCGTCGCGCAAGCCCAGCCGCGTGCGCGCCGCTGAAACGGCGGCCGAGGAAGGCGCCGAGTTCGGCAAGCCCGCCAAGAAGGAGGGCTGGGCCAAGGCCAAGCCCAGGTTCGAGCACACGAAGACCTTCAAGCCCCGCGCCCGTCCGGGCGAGGGCGAGGGCGAGAGGGCCGAAGGCGAGCGTCCGCGCCGTCCCTTCAAGCCGCGCGAACCGCGCGCCGATCAGTTCATCGACGACCGTCGCGGTCCGCCCAAGGGCGGCCGCCCCGGTGGAAAGCCAGGCGGCAAGCCGTTCGGACGTCCTGGCGGCGCGGGCGGCCGGTCTGACGCGCGGCCTGGCGCGCGTTCGGGCGAACGGTCGGGCGATCGTCCCGGCGGGCCTCGCGGCGGCGGCAAGCCGTTCGGCAGCAAGCCCTTCGGCGGCAAGCCCTCGGGCGGCGGTCCGCGCGGTCCGCGCCGGGGCGGCTGA
- the aroB gene encoding 3-dehydroquinate synthase, giving the protein MTTTIPVGGAGFRPYEVVVGRGLLKQAGEQVAALKPTRAFIVSDETVAAIHGETVRASLEAAGLSTGMVTVPAGEASKSFAQLEAVLDRLLAEGLDRRSLVVALGGGVVGDLAGLAAALFMRGIDFVQVPTTLLAQVDSSVGGKTAIDTPRGKNLIGAFHQPRRVLADIEALATLPIRQVRSGWAEVLKHGLICDAAFFDWLGDTSPSGGAAGAKGDPDALERAVIRSVQIKAQIVGEDEKEAGRRALLNLGHTFGHALEAELDFGEALTHGEAVALGCTMAFRYSARQGLCPASEAERAEAGIRAAGLPTRLPDVDHAFAADALIARMAGDKKAEGGCLTLILARAVGDVFTDKDVDAAAVRAFLIEEGAAGPV; this is encoded by the coding sequence ATGACGACGACGATCCCGGTCGGGGGCGCCGGCTTTCGGCCCTATGAGGTGGTCGTCGGGCGCGGCCTGCTGAAACAGGCGGGCGAGCAGGTGGCCGCCTTGAAGCCGACGCGCGCCTTTATCGTCAGCGACGAGACGGTGGCGGCGATCCACGGCGAGACGGTGCGCGCCTCGCTGGAGGCGGCGGGTCTGTCGACGGGGATGGTGACGGTTCCGGCGGGCGAGGCGTCCAAGTCGTTCGCGCAGCTTGAGGCCGTGCTGGACCGGCTGCTGGCCGAGGGGCTGGACCGCAGGAGCCTGGTCGTGGCCCTGGGCGGCGGCGTGGTGGGCGATCTGGCCGGGCTGGCGGCGGCCCTGTTCATGCGCGGCATCGATTTCGTGCAGGTTCCGACGACGCTGCTGGCCCAGGTGGATTCCTCGGTCGGCGGCAAGACGGCGATCGACACCCCGCGCGGCAAGAACCTGATCGGCGCCTTTCATCAGCCGCGCCGGGTGCTGGCGGACATCGAGGCCCTGGCCACCCTGCCGATCCGGCAGGTGCGCTCGGGCTGGGCCGAGGTGCTGAAGCATGGGCTGATCTGTGATGCGGCCTTCTTCGATTGGCTGGGCGACACTTCGCCTTCCGGGGGGGCTGCGGGTGCCAAGGGCGACCCTGACGCGCTGGAGCGGGCGGTGATCCGTTCGGTCCAGATCAAGGCCCAGATCGTCGGCGAGGACGAGAAGGAGGCGGGCCGCCGCGCCCTGCTGAACCTGGGACACACCTTCGGCCATGCGCTTGAGGCCGAACTGGATTTCGGCGAGGCCCTGACCCACGGCGAGGCGGTGGCCCTGGGCTGCACCATGGCCTTCCGCTATTCGGCGCGGCAGGGGCTGTGCCCGGCGAGCGAGGCCGAGCGGGCCGAGGCGGGCATTCGCGCGGCAGGCCTGCCGACCCGGCTGCCCGACGTGGACCACGCCTTCGCGGCCGACGCCCTGATCGCGCGCATGGCGGGGGACAAGAAGGCCGAGGGCGGGTGTCTTACCCTGATCCTGGCGCGGGCCGTCGGCGACGTCTTCACGGACAAGGACGTGGACGCCGCGGCGGTGCGCGCTTTCCTGATCGAGGAAGGCGCGGCGGGGCCAGTCTAG